A window of Rhododendron vialii isolate Sample 1 chromosome 11a, ASM3025357v1 genomic DNA:
GTTCGGTAAACAAAGGGAGAGGAACAAAAAATTtgcagaaagaaagaaagaaatgggaAACTAAAAGAATTCCCTTTTCACTTCTCACCTTCCCTCACCTAGCTAAAAAACCAGTTATGGGAGAGTTTGTTTCTCTCCGTTTCCATTGTTTTTCACCAAATTCTGTAACTAATATTGAGTTAGTGCAGGCTTCCCGGTGACTACGGGTTTGACCCACTAGGCCTGGGAAAGGACCCAGCATTCCTCAAGTGGTATCGAGAAGCGGAGCTCATCCACGGCCGGTGGGCCATGACCGCAGTGGTCGGCATCTTCGTGGGCCAGGCATGGAGTGGCATCCCGTGGTTTGAAGCTGGCGCAGATCCTGGCGCCATTGCCCCCTTCTCCTTCGGCACCCTCCTGGGGACCCAACTCATTCTCATGGGCTGGGTCGAGAGCAAGAGATGGGTCGACTTCTTTAACCCGGAGTCGCAATCCGTCGAATGGGCCACCCCGTGGTCCAAAACGGCTGAGAACTTCGCGAATGCCACGGGTGACCAGGGCTACCCAGGTGGAAAATTCTTCGACCCATTGAAGCTAGCGGGCACGATTCAGGATGGGGTTTATATTCCAGATGGCGAGAAACTAGAGAGACTGAAGTTGGCTGAGATTAAGCATGCTAGGATTGCTATGTTGGCTATGTTGATTTTCTACTTTGAGGCTGGACAAGGGAAGACTCCTCTTGGGGCCCTTGGATTGTAAAACTGGTCTTCTGAATTGTATGAGATAGTAGTATGTAAAATTGCTATGGACAGTGAAGTGAGTTCCCCCAGAACAAAGTTCAAATTCTTTTGACTAAGTACCTTCTTTTGCAAGATAAATGGATTGTCCTACttgcttttttttctctctgctATCAGATCAGTGTAAGTAGTATGTGTAAGACAAAAACGAATGTTTTGTTATGGATACTTAGACAATGTGATGAAaatgccgagcaaaaaaaaaaaaatgccgagcaaaaaaaaaagacaatgcAATGAAAATCCGTATCCAATGTTCAAGAAAAGGGAGAACAAGAACTTCGAAACTTCttgcaattttcttttgcctCCATAAATCCCTCAAAAACTCCGAGATACAAAGACAATCTATTGATCAAAATGTTGTTTCACAGTTCTGCCCTCCTACGACCCTTTCTTTTGCTTTGTAAAGTTACGGTAAACAAATTTGCCTCTGAAAGTaaaaccaaattcaaatcagGGAGTCCTATCGGACGTGTCATTTGGATGTGTCCTTGGCACTGAACCCCTAATGAGATGAGTTGAATTCGTCAACCCTAAATAGTCTGCGAAACGGGTTTAAGAGTTTGCCAATGCACCTGAACCCATTGCTTCACTCAAATCACCTAATAATCTTGCTCACCACTTTTGCTTTTCCGGCAATATCAGGGGAGGCCTATATTCTCAGAAGCTTGTTAAGATTATGCATATACTAGGATTCCTATGTTGGCTATGCTCTACTGTTCTAAGAGAAATCCGAATATGAACATATAACCTAGATGAGGTATCACACTTGGAATTGTCTTAGGACCTGAGACAAACGCGCTGGGAGTAATGGGTAGAACTCTCGTTTAACACTGGCAGCAACTATGATGCATTGCTTCAAAACATAGTATGGTCCATTAGGCTGAGCAAACTCAATGCAAAAACAAGGAAACATAGACCTTTTATCATGAACACATACAACACTGAAATAAGCCACTAAGCATTTGGTTCGTTATGAAGATGCAAATTCTGCCCGATAAGAAAACAGATGCTCATCAGTTCCATCAGCATGAAAATGCAATGGTTACTAAAACCAAACGGCaaggaaagaaaacagaaaaccaaCCGGTACTGCCCAATTTGAACAAAAATCCTTATAAAAGGCATCAATTAACTACCCATAGCCATCAAGAAATCGCCCTCACATACCACCTCGCCTCCAACATATGCCTTCCCTTCCATCTTTGCTATTCCAAAGCGTTTCTGCAGCTTTACCAGTGTCATTCTCATCACCAAGGTATCTCCTGCAACAACTGGCTTCCGGAATCTGACATTGTCAATTCCTGCGAAGAAGAAGTTTTCACGGGAACCTCCCACTTCCGGCTGCAGCATGACTATGCCACCAACCTGCGCCATTGCCTGGGTCGAACAGCCATCCACATCATCACTACTTGTGCAAAATACAAGTAATAGACAAAGAAAAATTGCACTCCAGGAAGTTGCTGACTTGCAGAACAATTGTAAATGCATGCACTAATTTGAGACCATGACAAAAAACATGGAACAAGAAATCGGCGAAGTATTTGTCCAAAGCAATGGCAAGTACATGGTCAAAATTCTATGTTATCAAATTCTACCAAATGTACAACGGATATATGGCGAATtctgaaaaagaaatttcataACTAGGCAGTCAAAACTGTCGAAGTATCATATACCTCTTGCTAAAGAGCTGGGGGAAAAGAAGGGGCTAGACGTTAATGAGTGTTTTCAGATGCATATGTTTGTCAAATTTCTAATAAAAATCTTCTAAGTTGTTTAAAAATCGATAGTAACTGAAACAAGTACCAGTTCTATGAGCGCAAACTTGGCAAACTGTCACCAATATCAATCACCTCTACTGACACAAATTAGGATTCAGGCAATGCATTGTGAATTGCGATGTAGGCAGCCCACAACGCCATGAAAGCACAATACTTTGTgcttcaaaagaaaataaggaaagCAGATGAGTGAGGATGAAAAGACATGACATGATAGGAATGAAAGGACAGGATGGTAAGGAGGAGCATAACATTGCCGATCAATATAATTTATTCCTTAATATCACTAATATGAAATCCTACCAAAACAACAAATTACCAAGACATCAAGCAAGTGTAAGGCCTATGGTTTTATGTCCAAGATACCATACTAAGAATGCTGATATTCTTGGGTCCAACATAgcctccacctcctcctttCTCCCTCCACCTCAACCCACTAGCTACTTGAACTCATTACAGAGCCAAATGAGAAAATATAAGTGATGGGATTACTCACTTGCATTTATTCAGCAATCTAGAACAGTAAGAACCGTTCTATGGTCTTTTAAAGGTCACCATTAGAATTTGTTCACCAACCTTAAACCTTCTTTATGATTGACATACAATGTGGGGGCACTACCCTTTCTGGGGTACCCTTCACTATTTGAGTGGTTCAACCACAGAGGAGGTTTTGGTTCACCCACCTTGTTAGATAGGTGAACAACATATTTCCCAATTAGGTTGGATTTCCTCTTGTTAAAGCTTTCTAATTGATGGTTCAATtagcataaataaataaatttccacttgaggttgtgtttggatgaaaGATTTATAAAGTAATTAGTGGATGAAACAGAGAATTCAAGGAATTTTCCTCCACAGATAATAGATATGGCTCCATCTCCTTTATTTTGATCAGACCCATACCTCCACAACATAAAGGCCTTGACATTTTCTCGAGGGGAATATTCCAAACCTTTTGTTTATATGTTTGCAGTCAGAGTGATTCAAAAGCTTCaagaaatatcaaaaaattaaaatgaaacatTAAAGATAGCATCATAAACAGGCCAATCTCCAAAAAGAAACCAAATACTGTCAAAGAGCATTTCTAAGCTATTAGACTGGTCCAGAAGTTCTTCCGAAATGACTGTCCCATGGAACTTAGGAACATCAACAATGCCACATTCATATCATGCACCATAGAAAATTTTCGAAAGAAATGCACCAACAAATTTCTCAACGCACAAGTTTTAGAAAGAACAATTTGTGAAACTAAGAATCATAGAGTATGCAGCAATTACCTCAACCATGAGGACACCAGGCATAATAGGCCTTTCGGGGAAATGCCCAGGAAAGAAGTTATCATTTATTGTCACATTTTTAATAGCAACAGCTGAAACTCCTGGATTGTATTCAACCACTCTATCCACCAAAAGAAGGGGAAATCTggcaaaaaccaaaacaaatacataAACACATTCCACAAGCAATGCACAGTTGATACTAGTTTGTTGAGTTCATGAGCTCAAAAGACTTGaaataggtaaaatagcttTATCTAAAGTCAATGTCCTGACTACTCTTCTTCCCATACATATTTAAGCGGGCATTAAATGTTTTGTTCATACCATACATATCTTTAGCAGCatcaaacaatcaaaaaaaGCAACAAATTCCATCTTTAGAACATCCCTCTTTTCACGACAAATAGGCTTAAAAAGACAAATAAGTGATAATTCAGAGtcaatgacaaacatcattacTCAACTTTTCTTCAATAAGCTTCTAACCTACTACCGATTACCCAACGTGGCACAATTTAAACCAAGATTAAACACTAAAGACTAATAAATCAATAATCGGTTTTCAATCGCGATCACTCACCATATTTCTAGCAGAAccaaataagcaaaaaaaagcaaaaaattccatctttaaaaaaatctctcttttaTGTCAAATAAGctaaaaagaaagacaaatacTGGGTCATAATTCAGCATCATCCATGAAACATCCTTAGTCAACTTTTCTTAAACAATAAGTAGAACTCCAAAGACATAAACCCAATACCAAACATGCACAATTTAAGCCGAGATCAAACTCTAAAGACAAGATCATTAACAAAAAGTCTAAGAACACACAACTGTGTTTGGAGCCGTCTAATGTATGTGGGACCATGTGCATCGAATGGCTGCAGTTGCGTCTATAggtgtgttttaaagttgtgttcctaGTATTGCTCATCACTAAAGGGTTTTTCAATCAAGATCAGTCATTGAAAAATGGCGTAAATCGCACATACCGATGGGGCAAAATCTCGCGAATCTGATTGACATCCATCACAGTGGGAAATGCCGGATACTCTGCAAAACCATGTATTCGTTGAGATATCGGCCATATCAACAAACACACAAAGCTCAAAGAATaatcaagaacagaaaacaagaaCGCAACACGCGTAAATTTTTACGTGGTCCCCAACTGTGCAATTGAGTACACCCACGACCCAAATTGAATCAGACTTCACAAACCCAACACAACAGTATGCAAGGAttattggagagagaaaagagagatcaAAAGCAAATGCTTACTTAATTCAATCGGGACCTCTGGGGGTGTCGTATCTTCCTCATACGCAGAGAATTTCGTGACAAAAGGGCTACATTTAGTCTTGGAATGGGTGGATAAAAGGAGAGATCTGGAGGTGGGAGAAGAGAATTGGAAAGTCAAGGCCgacggaggaggagagagaaaggcgGCGGCGTGGGTTCGCTGGCTGAGTGATGGGTGGGAGTAGAGAGTGTTGGAGAGAGTTGTTGATGccattgaagagagagagagaaagagagagagagatgggtttgggtttgggtttgggtttggttggGGTATAGGTTGGCCTTATTGAAGGAGGGGACAGCACGACGGGAACGAATGAGGGGGCGGAGATTCCTACGTTGGTAGTGGCAAATGAATGAATCGTTTACACTCTTCAccaaaaaacacagaaaatgaatttttatttttattttcataaccGGATGTCTGGTCACCTAATGATCACGTTCGACAAATTCTGGAGTCTTAAAGTTAATGATCGGACAAATCTTCACTGACACCACGGTTTAGAATGTTTGGTCTTTATGGGATTTTAACTTGCGATCTCTTAAAAAacggccttgttcgtttggttAAATTtaggtattttagttttggtagtgggtggaaagagaaataaagtaataattggagagagataatgagtagagatagataaagaaaaatgaaattaatgtTTGGAGAAATatatagagtaataattgaaaaataaagtttaaacaaaataaaatttgaaaacgaAGAAGgctttttagttgttttctcaTGCTCTCCGAAAAAGGATTTGTTCATTttatatttaagaaaaaaaaaaaggaaagagagagagaatgacaATTATGCtaagggaaataattttgtcactcccttttttgttaacgtcactcttttacaagtgtatttttacaccaaaaatacacttacaggagAGTTGTAttaataaaaaagggagtgcCTTATGCTAaacataaaatttattttcttggcTGAGGTGACGAAATACCTACTTGCATTACATTTTCGTTGTGTGCCAAAATATTCCTTAGCTACATGGTTACTACGCAGAATGCGTTTTCCAAGATGAATTAAGGAATGACATATTTCTCCTAATCTTTTGCTTAAAGTTCATGTTCTTTTATTTAGCCAATAATTTTGGCATTCCACTattttataaatgcactccaaaattttccattttagtacttaaaaataaacaTAGCATAACTTTCAAAGACCACTAAAACAAAAGTTTTAAAGTGCATATATAAAAAATGGAAtaccaaaatcatttcccttttattCTCTATGTTGcttttttggattcaattgtCAAAAACACACAACGCCCCTTCAAAATTCCACGCTTATTAATCATAGGTCCCAAAACAGGTAAACAATTTATTGACGTTATGGGTCTGGTTAGGGTTGGTAAATCAGGTACATTTCTACTAAAAATGATTCAGTTCCAGAACAccaaataagttcttattttttaagaagataatttcaagtttaaaaataatgggtctttgtaatttaaaaatatacaatatagatcttatttgaaagatctcgatgagatcttttatatggtgcaaaaaaattaaaaatttattttttatttgcattatttttgattttgaaaatgtgattttttttttgatccgcgaaaATGTGAAATtaaggagtattttttaagaaggtattctaAAACGGGGCCAAAAAGATTAAACTTCTCTCTAACCTTAGCAGTCGCCACCCCTTCCCTCCTCCCCTCCCCCCTCCTAGAGCTCTACACCTTAATAGGGCGGCGGGAGGGGTTGGATTTTCTCCCCCTCCGTGGGTATTTTCCTTCCCCCTATCTTAGATTTGAGAGTTTTCCTCTCTTTCCTCCATCACCCtccatcctcctcctcccaaACCCCCATCCAGCCCAACCCCTCTCCTCCACAGCCTCCATTCCGGGTTGGGCCAGAGATTTGGGGACGATATGAAGCAAGGGTGGCTCGGTCTTCTCCGGTGAATAAGTAGCTCAACTCTAGGTGGCAAGTTTCACCGACATTGACGGTGGCCGGAGGTTTTAtttctcttgttttcttttcattctttttttctttagcGATGGTTCGTTGTGATCTCCCTTGTAGAGTGTTAATTTCCTCCCCTTTGCGGGAAGTTTTCTTCTCCTTTGTGGGTGTTTTCAAATGGTGGATTGGTGTGTTATTTCTGTGTGTTTGAGTTTAGTTTTGTTAGGCGTGTTGGTAATTAATTGTGTGATTTATTGCTTGGCTTGTAAGGATTTTGAAGGATAGGTGTTTCTACTTGAGAAGTTTATCCGCCGTTATGTCTGTCCACGCATTTGTTAAAGGATGGATGCGcactttatttgatttttcgATGATTATCAATGATATTGGTTATCCTTTTAGCAAATCAAAAAAAACCAGGTACGTACATGCGTTAATTACAGCCAATAATATACCGCTAATAAATACAGCTACTTTGTTCGTAGTTTCAATTAGAgcattttagttttaaaaaataaggtttCACTTTTCGtttcattttgcttttaaaaaaaataatttcacacgaatgaaaatattattagaatttCTCTAACCCTTAAAGTCGTTGGAGATGATCGTCGTCAtcacaaaatcaaaattataGTCTCCCCCgttattttttattagaaattaaGCACCTACTcagccattaaaaaaaaatattatggaaatCTTTTGTCCAAGTTTTTTTGACAAGTACACGGATAAAAACTAACCCAATTAAAAAGTTCTAAACATACAAATAAAGTAGTAGAGTATCGATATTAACATCCAATAATCAGGTAAGTCAAGTCAATGGATAATTGGATGAGCTCGAACATGCGATCATAGTGATTCTATCACTCGTATTCAGTCACTCAAAGACTGCAAGATGATTTGATTTCGGAGATTTGAGAATCATGGGAGCCTGCAAGAGATAGCTCCTTCCAATGAATCTTGATTTCGGAGATTTGAGAATCACGGGAACCTGCAAGAAATAGCTCCTTTCAACGAATCTTTCCCCGTTTTGATTCTTCTTTCCTCCCTTGGTCTAGTTCATCTGGGAGGATCAAAAGGGAATATTGATAGAATTTCTCTAAATTTTGAAGTCGTTGGAGATGGTCGCAGACCAAATTATACAGTAAGTCTACTGGAACAGCAAAAGGGTGCAGATTTTGCGTACAGATTTATTGTGGGATCCACTACGGATCCCACActaatgatccaaaccgttcattaaatgtaaaacagtttttcaaaggcTTCCGTGAAAAATCAATTTAATCCAATACTTAgaggtgctcaatccaatcatataatgTTTCATTATCCTGGAAtctaaattaaaatttagatgattggatcaagcatctataactatcggattgagatgattttcggcggagacccttgaaaaaatattgtacatttaatgaacggttcgaatcatttgtgtTGGAAtcatagtgggccccacaacaaatctgtacGCAAAAtctgtacccttttgctgtaccagtagacttACTGGACAACAATTGGTGCTGTTAGCGTTGATTGTTGTGGTGGTAACAAGATAGGAGCTAGCTATAATAGATAGTGAGCATATGTCTAGAGAGTTATTTTGTTCGCACATTATCTAAACTGTAGTCTCACTTCTTATTCTTTCATTAGAAATTAAAGCACCTACTTAGgcttaaaaatttaaattgtgCAATTGTTTGACTAAGTTCTACATAACAAGTAcgccagaaaaagaaaaagaaaattataccaattaaaaaattctaaacatacAAACAAAAGTAGAGTATCAATATCAACCTCAAATTTAATTCGGTAAAGTCAAATCAATGGGTTATTAGACAAGCTCGAACGTGCCACCATGAAAACTCCGTCACTCATATCCGGTCACTCAATCACCACCGGTCAAATGGTTGCAAGTTGATTGGTTTCAAAGACTCAAGAATCGTGGGAGCCTACAAGAGAACGCGCTTTGACTCTTCTTTTgggctaggtttttttttttttgtcatcattCTTTAAACCTAATCTAATCTTGCACATATGCATAAGAATATAAAGTAAGACACTAATTGTACTCTACTTCACTTGCCCTTTGGTAGAGTTCATCCGGGAGGAATTACAAGGAATGGTGCATTGTCACTGCCCCTGCTAGAGTGTATAACAAAACTGGCCGGTTTACAAATGGTGGCTGGCTCTTTATGTTGTACTATTAGATtctaatctctattataaaacagaaggatATGGGGACAAATTGTTAGAACGGCTtaaattcatttgatccaaaggccgTAGTGCATCCTTCACTTTCCGGTTAAGCGTCTATGGTTTTCAtttaaatcacacaactgtcatccccctaCCAACCagaatgcgtagtgccgtaaGCACGGGCTGGCACTAGTATTTTAATAGTTTACAGTATTAGGCCCcattccgttttttttttttaaatttaaaaaaagaaggtaattttaagtttaaatataataaaaataaaaaataattttttgatttttttttgcactgtttaaaagatctcaatgagatct
This region includes:
- the LOC131308881 gene encoding uncharacterized protein LOC131308881; the protein is MASTTLSNTLYSHPSLSQRTHAAAFLSPPPSALTFQFSSPTSRSLLLSTHSKTKCSPFVTKFSAYEEDTTPPEVPIELKYPAFPTVMDVNQIREILPHRFPLLLVDRVVEYNPGVSAVAIKNVTINDNFFPGHFPERPIMPGVLMVEAMAQVGGIVMLQPEVGGSRENFFFAGIDNVRFRKPVVAGDTLVMRMTLVKLQKRFGIAKMEGKAYVGGEVVCEGDFLMAMGS
- the LOC131308880 gene encoding chlorophyll a-b binding protein CP24 10A, chloroplastic, whose translation is MAATSTAVVNGLGSSAFLSGGKRSQTLLSAPVGARAGTAVAAPRRLVVAAAVASKKSWLPGVKAGGNLVDPDWLDGSLPGDYGFDPLGLGKDPAFLKWYREAELIHGRWAMTAVVGIFVGQAWSGIPWFEAGADPGAIAPFSFGTLLGTQLILMGWVESKRWVDFFNPESQSVEWATPWSKTAENFANATGDQGYPGGKFFDPLKLAGTIQDGVYIPDGEKLERLKLAEIKHARIAMLAMLIFYFEAGQGKTPLGALGL